In Janthinobacterium sp. 67, a genomic segment contains:
- the minE gene encoding cell division topological specificity factor MinE has product MALLSFLFPPKPKTATAAKERLQIIIARERSGRDGPDFLPALHKELIAVISKYTKVNADDIKISLDRQGNLEVLDVNVVLPDA; this is encoded by the coding sequence ATGGCCTTGCTTTCTTTCCTCTTCCCCCCCAAGCCGAAGACGGCCACCGCGGCCAAGGAACGCCTGCAGATCATCATCGCCCGCGAACGCAGCGGACGCGATGGTCCGGACTTCCTGCCCGCCCTGCACAAGGAATTGATCGCCGTCATTTCCAAGTACACCAAGGTCAATGCCGACGACATCAAGATTTCGCTGGACCGCCAGGGCAACCTGGAGGTGCTCGACGTCAACGTGGTGCTGCCGGACGCGTAA
- the minD gene encoding septum site-determining protein MinD, protein MARIIVVTSGKGGVGKTTSSASFSTGLAMRGHKTAVLDFDVGLRNLDLIMGCERRVVYDLINVINKEATLNQALIKDKHCDNLFILPASQTRDKDALSEEGVERVLNDLINMGFEFIICDSPAGIEHGALMALTFADEAIIVTNPEVSSVRDSDRILGILQAKSRRAQTGGEPVKEHLLITRYSPKRVESDEMLSYQDVQEILRIPLVGIIPESEQVLAASNQGNPAIHFTGTDVAQAYEDVVSRFLGEEVELRFTNYEKPGLLQRIFGAK, encoded by the coding sequence GTGGCAAGAATTATTGTTGTGACGTCCGGCAAGGGCGGTGTCGGCAAGACGACCTCTAGCGCCAGTTTTTCCACTGGCCTGGCCATGCGCGGTCACAAGACAGCCGTGCTCGACTTCGACGTGGGCCTGCGTAACCTCGACCTGATCATGGGTTGCGAGCGCCGCGTCGTCTACGACCTGATCAATGTGATCAATAAAGAGGCCACCCTGAACCAGGCCCTGATCAAGGACAAGCACTGCGACAACCTGTTCATCCTGCCCGCGTCGCAGACGCGCGACAAGGATGCCTTGTCGGAAGAAGGCGTGGAACGCGTGTTGAACGACCTGATCAACATGGGTTTCGAGTTCATCATCTGCGATTCGCCGGCCGGCATCGAGCATGGCGCGCTGATGGCGCTGACGTTCGCCGACGAAGCCATCATCGTCACCAACCCGGAAGTGTCGTCGGTGCGCGATTCGGACCGCATCCTCGGCATCCTGCAAGCCAAGTCGCGCCGCGCGCAGACGGGCGGCGAGCCGGTCAAGGAACATCTCTTGATTACCCGCTACTCGCCGAAACGCGTGGAATCGGATGAAATGCTGTCCTACCAGGACGTGCAGGAAATCCTGCGCATCCCGCTGGTGGGCATCATTCCGGAATCGGAGCAAGTGCTAGCCGCCTCGAACCAGGGCAACCCGGCCATCCATTTCACGGGCACGGACGTGGCGCAAGCCTATGAAGACGTGGTCTCGCGTTTCCTCGGCGAAGAAGTCGAGCTGCGCTTTACCAACTATGAAAAGCCTGGATTACTCCAGCGCATTTTTGGGGCGAAGTGA
- the minC gene encoding septum site-determining protein MinC, giving the protein MSKSPSQKPIEIKISTVVAVSAIMHSADTQALDAALRDMTGGVADFFEDDLAVLDVAALPPGSVPIDWAALVALLKKYRLNAVAVRNAPADMHDAILAQGLSLDSGKTRDDAPPKDGPKDTPTAAAQAGADAQVMVIDTPVRAGQRIYARGCDLIITAVVNNGAEIIADGSIHVYSSLYGRALAGASGNPQARIFALAMEPELVSIAGVYRTFEDGFPAEMARGPAQIRLAGDRIDIHSVNPVTPVNRS; this is encoded by the coding sequence ATGTCCAAAAGCCCGTCGCAGAAGCCTATCGAAATCAAGATTTCCACCGTCGTTGCTGTCTCCGCCATCATGCATAGCGCCGATACGCAGGCCCTCGATGCCGCCTTGCGCGACATGACGGGAGGCGTGGCCGACTTTTTCGAGGACGACCTGGCCGTGCTGGACGTGGCAGCCTTGCCGCCCGGCAGCGTGCCCATCGACTGGGCCGCTTTGGTCGCCCTGCTGAAAAAATACCGTTTGAATGCCGTGGCCGTGCGCAATGCGCCGGCCGACATGCATGACGCCATCCTGGCCCAGGGCTTGAGCCTCGACAGCGGCAAGACGCGCGACGATGCGCCGCCCAAGGATGGCCCCAAGGATACGCCCACGGCGGCGGCCCAGGCCGGCGCCGACGCCCAGGTGATGGTGATCGACACGCCCGTGCGGGCCGGCCAGCGCATTTACGCGCGCGGCTGCGACCTGATCATTACCGCTGTCGTCAACAATGGCGCCGAAATCATCGCCGATGGCAGCATCCACGTGTATTCCTCGCTGTACGGCCGCGCGCTGGCCGGCGCCTCGGGCAATCCCCAGGCGCGCATCTTCGCGCTGGCCATGGAACCGGAACTGGTCTCGATCGCCGGCGTGTACCGCACGTTCGAGGATGGTTTCCCCGCAGAAATGGCGCGCGGACCCGCGCAAATTCGTTTGGCTGGAGACAGAATCGATATACACTCTGTCAATCCGGTCACTCCCGTGAACCGCTCTTAA
- the metE gene encoding 5-methyltetrahydropteroyltriglutamate--homocysteine S-methyltransferase, with protein MTIRTHILGFPRIGAARELKLALESHWRGELSEAALEATGRQLRARHWALQRDAGLDYVTVGDFAFYDQVASHIQLLGCEPSRFNFTPEQSPLSRYFTMARGEETHAEHAGCCHGHAEHEAGQHALEMTKWFDTNYHYLVPELSPQTQFSLACERLLAEVAEAQALGHQVKAALIGPLTFLWLGKEKTPGFDRLALLEQLLPVYGALLDRLKQQGVTWVQVDEPILGLDLPGAWRSAFESAYWQLNQVGVNILLATYFSPLEENLSLTCRLPVAGLHVDGIRAPHELTGVADWLPAHKTLSIGIVDGRNIWRTDLDAALAVLQPLAAKRNGQLWLAPSCSLLHVPFSLEAETELDGEIRTWLAFATEKLTEIALLKDALAGHPDDTALAALAASRLAIAGRRASARVHRPQVAQRLQALTPTVDRRDSSFPLRQAVQRARFQLPDFPTTTIGSFPQTTAIRAARASHKRGELAIADYERQMRAEIAHAVRRQEALGLDVLVHGEAERNDMVEYFGEQLDGFIFTRHGWVQSYGSRCVKPPIIYGDVQRPAAMTVKWTVHAQSLTNKPMKGMLTGPVTILQWSFVRDDQPRATTTLQLALAIRDEVADLETAGIGIIQIDEPAIREGLPLRRGQWNTYLDWATRAFRIAASVVHDATQIHTHMCYAEFNDILPQIAAMDADVITIETSRSGMELLTGFGQFRYPNEIGPGVYDIHSPRIPSTVDMVTLLQKASAVIPPAHLWVNPDCGLKTRGWVETEAALKNMVAAARQMRAG; from the coding sequence ATGACCATTCGTACCCACATCCTTGGCTTTCCCCGTATCGGCGCCGCGCGCGAACTGAAATTGGCGCTGGAAAGCCACTGGCGCGGCGAGCTGTCCGAGGCGGCCCTGGAAGCGACGGGCCGGCAATTGCGCGCACGCCACTGGGCGCTGCAACGCGATGCCGGACTCGACTACGTCACCGTGGGCGACTTCGCCTTTTATGACCAGGTCGCCAGCCATATCCAGCTGCTCGGCTGCGAACCGTCCCGTTTCAACTTCACGCCGGAGCAATCGCCCCTGTCGCGCTATTTCACGATGGCGCGCGGTGAGGAAACGCACGCGGAGCACGCGGGCTGCTGCCACGGTCACGCGGAACACGAGGCCGGTCAGCACGCGCTGGAAATGACCAAGTGGTTTGACACCAATTACCATTATCTGGTGCCCGAATTGTCGCCGCAGACCCAGTTTTCCCTCGCTTGCGAGCGCCTGCTGGCGGAAGTGGCCGAGGCGCAGGCGCTGGGCCACCAGGTCAAGGCGGCCCTGATCGGCCCCCTCACCTTCCTCTGGCTGGGCAAGGAAAAGACACCAGGCTTCGACCGCCTGGCCCTGCTGGAACAATTGCTGCCCGTGTACGGCGCCCTGCTCGACCGCCTCAAGCAGCAAGGCGTGACGTGGGTGCAGGTCGACGAACCGATCCTGGGCCTGGACTTGCCCGGCGCGTGGCGCAGCGCTTTCGAGAGCGCCTACTGGCAGCTGAACCAGGTAGGCGTGAACATCCTGCTGGCCACGTATTTCTCGCCGCTGGAAGAAAACCTCAGCCTGACGTGCCGCCTGCCCGTGGCCGGCCTGCACGTGGACGGCATCCGCGCGCCGCATGAATTGACCGGCGTGGCGGACTGGTTGCCCGCACATAAAACCTTGTCGATCGGCATCGTCGATGGCCGCAATATCTGGCGCACCGACCTTGACGCGGCCCTGGCCGTACTGCAGCCGCTGGCGGCCAAGCGCAACGGCCAGCTGTGGCTGGCGCCGTCGTGTTCGCTGCTGCACGTGCCGTTCAGCCTGGAAGCGGAAACGGAACTCGACGGTGAAATCCGGACCTGGCTGGCGTTTGCCACGGAAAAACTGACGGAAATTGCGCTGCTCAAGGACGCGCTGGCAGGCCATCCTGATGACACAGCGCTGGCCGCATTGGCCGCGTCTCGCCTGGCCATCGCCGGCCGCCGCGCCAGCGCCCGCGTGCACCGGCCGCAAGTGGCGCAGCGCCTGCAGGCGCTGACGCCCACCGTGGACCGCCGCGATTCCAGCTTCCCGCTGCGCCAGGCCGTGCAGCGCGCGCGTTTCCAGCTGCCCGATTTCCCCACGACGACCATCGGCTCCTTCCCGCAGACGACGGCCATCCGCGCCGCGCGCGCCAGCCATAAACGGGGCGAACTGGCCATCGCCGACTACGAACGGCAGATGCGCGCCGAAATCGCCCACGCCGTGCGCCGCCAGGAAGCGCTGGGCCTGGACGTGCTCGTCCATGGCGAAGCGGAACGCAACGACATGGTCGAATACTTCGGAGAACAGCTCGACGGTTTTATCTTCACGCGCCACGGCTGGGTGCAATCGTACGGCTCGCGCTGCGTCAAGCCGCCCATCATCTACGGCGACGTGCAACGCCCGGCCGCCATGACCGTCAAATGGACGGTCCATGCGCAAAGCCTGACGAACAAACCGATGAAGGGTATGCTGACGGGGCCGGTGACCATCTTGCAATGGTCGTTCGTGCGCGACGACCAGCCGCGCGCCACAACGACACTGCAGCTGGCCCTGGCCATCCGCGACGAAGTGGCAGACCTGGAAACGGCCGGCATCGGCATCATCCAGATCGACGAGCCGGCCATCCGCGAAGGCTTGCCGCTGCGCCGCGGCCAATGGAATACTTACCTGGACTGGGCCACGCGCGCCTTCCGCATCGCCGCGTCCGTGGTCCATGACGCGACGCAGATCCATACGCACATGTGTTATGCGGAGTTCAACGACATCCTGCCGCAGATCGCCGCCATGGACGCGGACGTCATCACGATAGAGACGAGCCGCTCCGGCATGGAGTTGCTGACGGGCTTTGGGCAGTTCCGGTATCCGAACGAAATCGGCCCCGGCGTGTACGACATCCACTCGCCGCGCATCCCCTCGACCGTCGACATGGTGACATTGCTGCAAAAAGCCAGCGCCGTGATTCCGCCGGCCCATTTATGGGTCAACCCCGACTGCGGCCTCAAGACGCGGGGCTGGGTGGAAACGGAAGCGGCGTTAAAGAATATGGTCGCGGCGGCGCGGCAGATGCGTGCCGGATAA
- a CDS encoding LysR family transcriptional regulator, producing MLEIRHLRTLSALRSSGSLVRAAQLLNLTQSALSHQIRLLEERYKAPLFERKSMPIAFTATGSRLLELADKLLPEIELAERDVARLSQGDQGQLRVALECHTCFDWLMPVMDAFRQRWPEVEIDLVSGFHSEPADLLRSGEADLVIGSPYGPDFTVFSLFRFEMLVVMAQKHRLQAQRRLMAADFAGETLITYPVPEERIDLIREVLKPAGIQFERRTAELTVAVLQLVASRRGIAALPNWAIKNYVDYDYVVARPVGEHGLWSDLYVSVPEHLQDKAYVRDFVSVIREQCAASLDGIKLLS from the coding sequence ATGCTAGAAATTCGCCACCTGCGCACCTTGAGTGCCCTGCGTTCGTCCGGCAGCCTGGTGCGCGCCGCGCAGCTGCTCAACCTGACCCAGTCGGCCCTGTCGCACCAGATCCGTTTGCTCGAAGAGCGCTACAAGGCGCCCCTGTTCGAGCGCAAGTCGATGCCGATCGCGTTTACGGCCACGGGCAGCCGGCTGCTGGAGCTGGCCGACAAGCTGTTGCCCGAGATCGAACTGGCCGAGCGCGACGTGGCGCGCCTGTCGCAGGGCGACCAAGGGCAGTTGCGCGTGGCGCTCGAATGTCATACCTGTTTCGACTGGCTCATGCCCGTGATGGATGCGTTCCGCCAGCGCTGGCCGGAAGTGGAGATCGATCTTGTCTCCGGCTTTCATAGCGAACCGGCGGACTTGCTGCGTTCGGGCGAGGCGGATCTCGTGATCGGCTCGCCGTATGGCCCCGATTTCACCGTATTCTCCCTGTTCCGCTTTGAAATGCTGGTGGTGATGGCGCAGAAACACCGTCTGCAGGCGCAGCGCCGGCTCATGGCGGCCGACTTTGCGGGCGAGACCCTGATCACTTATCCCGTGCCGGAAGAGCGCATCGACCTGATCCGCGAAGTGCTCAAGCCCGCCGGCATCCAGTTTGAGCGCCGCACGGCCGAATTGACGGTGGCCGTGCTGCAGCTGGTGGCGAGCCGGCGCGGCATCGCCGCTTTGCCGAACTGGGCCATCAAGAATTACGTCGATTACGATTATGTGGTGGCGCGCCCGGTGGGCGAGCACGGCCTGTGGAGCGATTTGTACGTGTCCGTGCCCGAGCATCTGCAGGACAAGGCGTACGTGCGCGATTTCGTCAGCGTGATACGCGAGCAGTGCGCGGCCTCGCTCGACGGTATCAAGTTGTTGTCCTGA
- a CDS encoding phasin family protein: MFSFSEQWALAGKAVMEAQLISAQAYAQAAVDSGASVLDLQLDAARTALAAATVAGNQLLSVKDPQALLQLSRTQSQLAIERIGAYGRQAKDVAQETQEKFDTVTKGEFAASRQKFGELLQVVKQTPVPLIIPFNNFLKTTFGGADEGYDKNKNTRPARQA, encoded by the coding sequence ATGTTTTCATTTTCCGAACAATGGGCACTGGCCGGCAAGGCCGTGATGGAAGCGCAATTGATCAGCGCACAAGCGTATGCTCAGGCCGCCGTCGACAGCGGCGCCAGCGTGCTGGACTTGCAACTCGACGCGGCCCGCACGGCGCTGGCCGCCGCTACGGTGGCGGGCAATCAGCTGCTGTCCGTGAAGGACCCGCAAGCGCTGCTGCAACTGTCGCGCACGCAGTCGCAACTGGCCATCGAACGCATCGGTGCATATGGCCGCCAGGCAAAGGATGTTGCTCAAGAAACCCAGGAGAAATTCGACACTGTGACAAAGGGTGAGTTTGCTGCATCGCGTCAAAAATTTGGCGAGCTGTTGCAAGTGGTAAAGCAAACCCCCGTGCCCCTGATTATTCCCTTCAATAATTTTCTAAAAACCACTTTCGGCGGCGCCGATGAAGGGTATGATAAAAATAAAAACACGCGCCCTGCTCGCCAGGCGTAA
- a CDS encoding acetyl-CoA C-acetyltransferase, which produces MDDVVIVAAGRTAVGKFGGSLAKIPASELGAHVIKGLLAQTGIDPNLIGEAILGQVLTAAVGQNAARQAVIKAGLPSSIPAFTINKVCGSGLKATHLAAQAIKCGDANIIIAGGQENMSASPHAMNGSRDGFRMGDFKMIDTMIVDGLWDVYNQYHMGITAENVAKKYEVTRAEQDEFALQSQLKAEAAQKAGKFKDEILPLEIANKKGTVVFDSDEYIKPGSTLESLSGLRPAFAKDGTVTAGNASGLNDGAAAVIMMSASQAKELGLKPLARIKAYASSGLDPAVMGMGPVSASRLCLKKAGWTHEELDLMEINEAFAAQAIAVNKEMGWDTSKINVNGGAIAIGHPIGASGARILVTLIHEMIRRDAKKGLAALCIGGGMGVALAIERD; this is translated from the coding sequence ATGGATGATGTCGTAATCGTGGCCGCTGGCCGTACCGCAGTCGGCAAATTCGGTGGCAGCCTGGCCAAGATTCCTGCGTCCGAACTGGGTGCGCATGTAATCAAGGGCTTGCTGGCACAAACCGGCATCGACCCGAACCTGATCGGCGAAGCGATCCTGGGCCAGGTGCTGACGGCCGCCGTCGGCCAGAACGCCGCGCGCCAGGCCGTCATCAAGGCTGGCCTGCCGAGCAGCATTCCCGCTTTCACCATCAATAAAGTCTGCGGCAGCGGCCTGAAGGCCACGCACCTGGCGGCGCAAGCGATCAAGTGCGGCGACGCCAACATCATCATCGCCGGCGGCCAGGAAAACATGAGCGCTTCGCCGCACGCGATGAACGGCTCGCGCGACGGTTTCCGCATGGGCGACTTCAAGATGATCGATACCATGATCGTCGACGGCCTGTGGGACGTGTACAACCAGTACCACATGGGCATCACGGCGGAAAACGTCGCCAAGAAATACGAAGTGACGCGCGCCGAGCAGGATGAATTCGCGCTGCAGTCGCAACTGAAGGCCGAAGCGGCGCAAAAAGCGGGCAAGTTCAAGGATGAAATCCTGCCGCTGGAAATCGCCAACAAAAAAGGCACCGTCGTCTTCGACAGCGACGAATACATCAAGCCCGGTTCGACCCTGGAATCGCTGTCCGGCCTGCGCCCCGCGTTCGCCAAGGACGGTACTGTTACCGCCGGCAATGCATCGGGCCTGAACGACGGCGCCGCCGCCGTCATCATGATGTCCGCTTCGCAAGCGAAAGAACTGGGCTTGAAGCCGCTGGCACGCATCAAGGCCTACGCTTCGTCGGGCCTGGACCCGGCCGTCATGGGCATGGGCCCCGTCTCCGCATCGCGTCTGTGCTTGAAAAAAGCCGGCTGGACGCATGAAGAGCTGGACCTGATGGAAATTAACGAAGCGTTTGCCGCGCAAGCGATTGCCGTCAACAAGGAAATGGGCTGGGATACCAGCAAGATCAACGTGAACGGCGGCGCGATCGCCATCGGCCACCCGATCGGCGCGTCCGGCGCGCGCATCCTGGTCACCCTGATCCACGAAATGATACGCCGCGACGCCAAGAAAGGTTTGGCAGCACTGTGCATCGGCGGCGGCATGGGTGTAGCTCTCGCAATCGAGCGCGATTAA
- the phbB gene encoding acetoacetyl-CoA reductase, translated as MARVALVTGGMGGLGEAVCFKLAALGYRVVTTYSPGNPKVADWLATTKDMGYDFKAYPCDVADYDSAAACVAAVEKDIGPVDVLVNNAGITRDMTFKKMDKPNWDAVMSTNLDSVFNMTKPVCDGMVERGWGRIINISSVNGQKGAFGQTNYSAAKAGMHGFTKSLALEVARKNVTVNTISPGYIGTKMVMAIPQEVLDSKIIPQIPMARLGKPEEVAGLVAYLASDEAAFVTGANISINGGQHMS; from the coding sequence ATGGCAAGAGTTGCATTGGTAACTGGTGGCATGGGCGGTCTGGGCGAAGCGGTGTGTTTCAAGCTGGCGGCCCTCGGCTATCGCGTGGTGACCACATATTCCCCAGGCAATCCGAAGGTCGCTGACTGGCTGGCGACGACGAAGGACATGGGTTACGACTTCAAGGCCTATCCTTGCGACGTGGCCGACTACGATTCGGCGGCTGCCTGCGTGGCGGCCGTGGAAAAGGACATCGGTCCCGTCGACGTGCTGGTGAATAATGCCGGCATCACGCGCGACATGACGTTCAAGAAGATGGACAAGCCGAACTGGGATGCCGTGATGAGCACCAACCTCGATTCCGTGTTCAACATGACCAAGCCCGTCTGCGATGGCATGGTGGAACGCGGCTGGGGCCGTATCATCAATATCTCGTCCGTGAACGGCCAGAAGGGCGCTTTCGGCCAGACCAACTATTCGGCCGCGAAAGCCGGCATGCATGGTTTCACCAAGTCGCTGGCGCTGGAAGTGGCGCGCAAGAACGTCACCGTCAACACCATCTCGCCAGGCTACATCGGCACCAAGATGGTCATGGCGATCCCACAGGAAGTGCTCGACAGCAAAATCATCCCGCAAATTCCGATGGCGCGCCTGGGCAAGCCGGAAGAAGTGGCCGGCCTGGTGGCCTACCTGGCTTCCGACGAAGCGGCGTTCGTCACGGGCGCCAACATCTCCATCAACGGCGGCCAGCACATGTCGTAA
- a CDS encoding LysE family translocator — MSDSTFLMYLLALAGAFLLPGPDMALVLATGAARGVATALVTAVGIAGARAVHVALSGAGLAALMVTHPQALQWVKWAGAAYLLYLALRLLQSALSSKTAQEETAPATAHGARASLVRGFLTNLLNPKALLFCSMFLPQFVAGSEQVGMQYLRLGAVLVLMGLLFDALYAVLAARLARRLRGKPSPYGKFVLPTVFVLLAGRLVLG, encoded by the coding sequence ATGTCCGATTCTACCTTCCTGATGTACCTGCTGGCACTGGCCGGCGCGTTTTTATTACCGGGCCCCGACATGGCGCTGGTGCTGGCGACGGGCGCCGCGCGCGGCGTGGCCACGGCGCTGGTGACGGCCGTGGGCATCGCCGGCGCGCGCGCCGTCCACGTGGCGCTGTCTGGCGCGGGCCTGGCGGCGCTGATGGTGACGCATCCGCAAGCCTTGCAGTGGGTCAAATGGGCCGGCGCCGCCTACCTGCTGTACCTGGCGCTGCGCCTGCTGCAGTCGGCCCTGTCGAGCAAAACGGCGCAGGAAGAAACCGCCCCCGCCACGGCGCATGGCGCCCGCGCCAGCCTGGTGCGCGGCTTCCTGACGAATCTGCTCAATCCGAAGGCACTGCTGTTTTGCAGCATGTTCCTGCCGCAATTCGTCGCCGGCAGCGAGCAGGTCGGCATGCAATACCTGCGCCTGGGCGCCGTCCTGGTGCTGATGGGCCTGCTGTTCGACGCCCTGTACGCCGTGCTGGCCGCGCGCCTGGCGCGCCGCCTGCGCGGCAAACCCTCGCCTTACGGCAAGTTCGTGCTGCCCACCGTATTCGTCTTGCTGGCCGGGCGGCTGGTGCTGGGCTGA
- a CDS encoding Lrp/AsnC family transcriptional regulator, giving the protein MKISEVSLDATDLQILRLLQDEGRLSNARLAERLKLSETPVWRRLRRLEDEGFITGYQALLNRKKLGIGLVAFVRVVFANHGGEQPSQFEQAIATIPEILSCHNVAGEADYFLQVVARDLEAYGEFVSTVLRRLPGVAEIQSSLSMREIKSSNRLPLLLA; this is encoded by the coding sequence ATGAAAATTTCAGAAGTTAGCCTCGACGCCACCGATTTGCAGATACTCAGGCTGTTGCAGGATGAAGGAAGGCTGTCGAATGCGCGCCTGGCCGAGCGCTTGAAACTCAGTGAAACCCCCGTCTGGCGCCGCTTGCGCCGCCTGGAAGACGAAGGTTTTATCACGGGCTACCAGGCTTTGCTCAACCGTAAGAAGCTGGGCATCGGCCTCGTCGCGTTCGTGCGGGTCGTGTTTGCCAACCACGGCGGCGAGCAGCCGTCGCAGTTCGAGCAGGCCATCGCGACGATTCCAGAAATTTTGTCGTGCCACAACGTGGCGGGCGAAGCCGATTATTTCCTGCAAGTGGTGGCGCGCGACCTGGAAGCGTATGGCGAATTCGTCTCGACCGTGCTGCGCCGCCTGCCTGGCGTGGCGGAAATCCAGTCCAGCCTGTCGATGCGTGAAATCAAGTCGTCGAACCGCCTGCCTTTGCTGCTGGCCTGA
- the pip gene encoding prolyl aminopeptidase, protein MPDSLTPLFPVLSPNRHGMLAVDDIHTIYWEECGNPDGIPVLFLHGGPGAGLSPQHRRFFDPQRYRVILFDQRGAGKSTPLGEWRNNTTQLLIEDIERLRAQFGIAQWLVFGGSWGSTLALAYGQAHPAACLGFVLRGIFLCTQAEIDWFIEGVRWFYPELYAEFAAPIPPEERGDLLAAYVQRILSSDPAVYWPAARAWSRFEGRRVYLMPQPEDVPNDALDLGVGRLESHYMANLGFFEEDQLIRNMGRIAHLPAVIVQGRYDAICPPLSAYRLQQAWPGAQLEMIPDAGHGALEHGIASALVRATERFVPGRGFA, encoded by the coding sequence ATGCCCGATTCCCTGACACCTTTGTTTCCCGTCCTGTCGCCGAACCGGCACGGCATGCTGGCGGTCGATGACATCCACACCATTTACTGGGAAGAGTGCGGCAACCCCGACGGCATCCCCGTGCTGTTCCTGCATGGCGGCCCCGGCGCGGGCCTGTCGCCGCAGCACCGCCGCTTCTTCGATCCGCAGCGCTACCGCGTGATCCTGTTCGACCAGCGCGGCGCCGGCAAGTCCACGCCGCTGGGCGAATGGCGCAACAACACGACGCAGCTGCTGATCGAAGACATCGAACGCCTGCGCGCCCAGTTCGGCATTGCCCAATGGCTGGTGTTTGGCGGCTCCTGGGGCTCGACCCTGGCGCTGGCGTATGGCCAGGCGCATCCCGCGGCTTGCCTCGGTTTCGTGCTGCGCGGCATTTTCCTGTGCACGCAGGCGGAAATCGACTGGTTCATCGAAGGCGTGCGCTGGTTCTATCCGGAACTGTACGCGGAATTCGCCGCGCCGATTCCGCCGGAAGAACGGGGCGACTTGCTGGCGGCCTACGTGCAACGCATCCTCAGCAGCGATCCCGCCGTGTACTGGCCGGCCGCGCGTGCCTGGAGCCGCTTCGAAGGCCGCCGCGTCTACCTGATGCCGCAGCCCGAGGACGTGCCGAACGATGCGCTGGACCTGGGCGTGGGCCGGCTCGAATCGCATTACATGGCCAATCTCGGTTTCTTCGAGGAAGACCAGCTGATCCGCAACATGGGACGCATCGCGCATTTGCCGGCGGTCATCGTGCAGGGCCGTTACGACGCCATCTGCCCGCCGCTGTCGGCTTACCGGCTGCAGCAGGCCTGGCCCGGCGCGCAGCTGGAAATGATACCGGATGCGGGCCATGGCGCGCTCGAGCACGGCATCGCTTCGGCGCTGGTGCGCGCCACCGAGCGCTTCGTGCCGGGACGCGGCTTCGCATGA
- a CDS encoding DUF2721 domain-containing protein, protein MNIQIGDIGHIIQLAIAPVFLLTGIGTMLVVLTNRLGRIIDRTRVLEDRLDIGYNDFYMDELDTLYRRTHLINYSISLSTACGFFVCVIIAMLFLGDILNLTLDKYIAAFFVLAVLCLIGCFIYLLREIYLAATAQRIRRHIRPPR, encoded by the coding sequence ATGAACATACAGATCGGCGACATCGGCCATATCATCCAGCTGGCGATTGCGCCGGTTTTCCTGTTGACCGGTATTGGCACCATGCTGGTGGTGCTGACCAACCGCCTGGGCCGCATCATCGACCGCACGCGCGTGCTGGAAGACCGGCTCGATATCGGCTACAACGATTTCTATATGGATGAGCTAGATACCCTGTATCGGCGTACCCATCTGATCAATTACTCGATTTCGCTGAGCACGGCGTGCGGTTTCTTCGTCTGCGTCATCATCGCCATGCTGTTTTTGGGCGATATTCTGAACCTGACCCTGGACAAATACATCGCGGCCTTCTTTGTGCTGGCCGTGCTTTGCCTGATCGGCTGTTTTATTTATTTACTGCGCGAAATTTACCTGGCCGCGACGGCCCAGCGCATCCGGCGCCATATCCGCCCGCCACGTTAA